Below is a window of Leptospiraceae bacterium DNA.
CATGCAGCATTATATTATGAGCAAAGAAATTGATAAAGGAAGGAAGATAATATATGGTAGTTGCTTGCATTTGTCCGTAGAAGGGTGTCCATTCTCCTTCTTTTTTCCAGATTATTTTTTCATTGATATGTTGGACATAAACGATAATTCCAATTGTATAATTCCAGAGGATAAATGGAATTAGTTGCAACTTTGTAAATACCCAGAGCCCGCTTGGAAGCGAAAACCCTTCCTGCGAATAACCACCAAAATAAATGGCGGCGGAAATACTTAAGATTGCAAAGCAGAGGATAATAGAAATATCCCGCCTTGCCTTCCAGTTAGGAGCAGGAAATAGAATTAATCCTTGTAGCCACATCTTAATTAGGTAATAAATTCCTGTGCCAAAGGAAGACCAATAGATTCGATGCATAAATCTATCAAACACAGACATTGTTTTATATCTGTCCGTGCTTCTTGGATGCCAGGCGAGATCAGCTTTTAACTTCGAAGTATTTCCATGGTGAATGCCATTATGCCCATATACCCACTGCTGGTAAGGATGAAGTGAGGGGAGAAGAGCTATTTGCCCAAGCCACCAGGACAGAATTTTATTTTTAAATAAAGCACCATGTGCGATGTCATGACCCAGTTGAAAGAGTGCAAGTATACTGAGTCCATGAAGTATCCAGAGTAAGGGAAGCAAATACCAATTATCCGTTATTAGGATGAGGTAACTAAAGAACAGGAATAAAACTAAATCTCGAGAGAAATAGAACAGACCTTTCCATAAAGGGCTATAGAAGATTTGCCGCGAGAAAGAATTTCTTACGGCAAAGAGAGTTTCTTTATTCATTTACTTGCTCCTATTCGAATTGCCATATTTCCTGGCAAATGCTTGTTTTCCCACATTAGCGAGTGACAAAGTCCGGTTTCTTCAAAGGAAAATACCTGAGAAACAACTGGATGTATTTTTTTAAATGACACTAGTTCAATTAATCGCTCACATTCTTCTGTGCTAGCAAAATGCGATCCTTGTATTCTTATTTGTGAATCTTTCAAGGTATTCAGATCAAAAGATCCTGCATAGCCGGAAGTTCCGCCGCAGATAACAACCATTCCACCACGTTTACAAACTTGAATCGATGTTGGAAAGGTTTTTTCACCAGGGTGCTCAATGACTATGGAAGGAGAAATTCCATTTGTTAAATCTAATAGCTCTGACTCGAATCTAATCACTTCTTTTTTCCAATGATGATTTGAGATTAATGAGTCACTATTGAATTGTCCCCAATGGGAGTAGTGGTTACGATTGATTACCCCCGTAGCACCTAGATTTTTGCAGAAATTTGCTTTCTCTTCATCATTTACAACGGCTATTGGTATGCCTCCAAATTCTTTGACCAATTGAATCGCCATTACCCCAATGCCTCCCGCTGCACCCCATATTAAAACGACGTCTCCTTTTTTTATATCATTGGGAATCCAATGAGTTAACATTCTGTAAGCCGTTGCTCCCGATAGCATGAAAGTTGCTCCTTCCTCCCAACTTAGATGCTTTGGCTTAGGTAGACATTGGTGCTCTTTTACTTTTGTAAATTGAGCGAAGGATCCGAAATTTGTTTCATAACCCCATGCTTTACAAGTTGCGGATAAGATTGGATCACCGCCATTTTGAATCCATGGATCGTTCATTTCCCAATGTCCTGCATGTAAAACTACTTCTTCTCCTAGCTCAACGGATTTAACAAATTTTCCTTTTTGAATTACGATTCCAGATGCATCTGAACCGCCAATATGAAAATCTTCCAGACTCCCATTTGCTTTTCGAAATTCGATTACATTAATTGGTTTTCCAATTGCCGCCCAAACATTATTGAAATTGACACCGGCTGCCATGACTGCAACTAAAACTTCCTCGTCTTTAATATCGGGGGTAGATACTATTTCGATTTGAAATGCTAATCTTGGATTTCCCATTCTATGTGAGCGTATTACTTGCGCATACATTTTATTTGGCGCATTACCGATTTCTGGAATTTTACCTATCGGAAGAAGTTCCTGAGCTGAAATCATACATTTTCAATGAATACTAGGAACGCTTCAAATAGCAAGAGGTTTTTTGAACTAGGAATATAAGGATGTAAACAAAGAAATTCCATTTTCAATAATATCTTATCAGCTATAAATTATATACCAACAGGTATAGTTGGATATAAAAAATAAATCTTTGAATTAAAAGTATTTACAACTATGTGAACTTTTTGAAAATTTGATTCAAAGGAAATATTATGATTAAGTCAAACTACTTTAGCGCCAATTTTGATATGCTGCTTCATTTCGAGAAATTCATTCCATGGAAAGAACTTGTTCCTGCGTATGAAAATAATTTTTTCGATGCGAGAAAATATTCTGAAACGGGTAATGAACTTTATGCGACAGCACCAAATAATTTGGAAGAAGCAGTCGAATACTATCGAACGATTTTAGATGCGGCAGGTGACGTTGCTGGCAATTTCGTTTCGCAACATGTAAAGGCGATGGATTTAAAAGGGGTGGAGTATAAGAATGGAGTAGTCACTCATCCAAAAGAAATGATTGATTCCGTGAACAAAGCCAAAGAAGCCGGAATTCAAGCTTACGGATTCCAGCGCAAGTTCGGTGGTCTCGGTTTGCCTTTTACCCTGAGAGCCTTGATGGGCGAGATTGTATATCGAGTCGATACTAGTTTTGCTATTGCATTTGGATGTGTAAATCTAGGCGAGATTTTGGAAAGGATTGCATCGAAAGAAATGCAAAACGAATGGATTCCTCGAATGGCAAGTGGTGATTTCTGTGCGGCTATGGGGCTAACAGAGCCTAACCACGGATCTGATCTCCCGAATATTACAACAAAGGCAACGAAGACTAGTGACGGCAAATGGGTATTAAACGGAACTAAACGATTTATTACACAAGCCTGTGGACTTGGAGAGACTCCTTCCATTATTCTAACACTTGCTCGTAGTGGCGGAGCCGGTGCACGAGGACTTTCCTTTTTCCTTGTTCAAAGTAAAGACATTCAAATTGCAGGCATCGAAAAGAAAATGGGGCTTCATGCTTCGCCTACCTGCGAAATAGTTTTTGAGAATACTCCCGGACTTCTTATAGGCGAGGAAGGATATGGTCTTGTGCGGTATACAATGGGTATGCTTAATGGAGCGCGAATGGGAATTGCTGCACAGGGAGTAGGTATGGCGACTGCCGCATTCGAAGAAGCAAAGATTTTTGCCTCTACTCGAATACAGTTCGGAAAACCAATAGAAGAAATTCCTGCTATTAAAAAAATGCTTCGACGCATGGAGCGCGAAATCATGGCTATGCGTTGTTTGACTCTAGAAGGAGGACGAACTGTAGATATGTATTATTGGAAAATGGAACATTTGCGAGAAGAAGGAAAAACGGACAAAGAAATTTCCAATAATGAAGAAGTTCGTCACTGGATGAAGCTCGCGGATTTGCTTACTCCTGTCTCTAAATATTATTGCTCTGAAATGTGTAACCGTATTGCGTATGACGCATTACAAATTCATGGCGGATCTGGATTTACGGAAGACTATGATATTGCTAGAATTTATAGAGATGCAAGAATAACTTCCATTTATGATGGAACAACGCAGATTCAAGTAATGGCAGCAATTGGTGGAATTGTTTCAGGTATGAGCGCAACTGGACATTTTAGAAAGTATTTATTAAATGAGCTTTCTTTATTTTCACCGTCTGCACGTATTAAGTCTTTGTTTGCATCCTTAGAAGAAGCAATCAGTGCATACAAAGACATCAAGGCATCCGAAGTCCGCGATAGTTTTTCAGTCGAACTTGTGGAAGTGGCTACTCGAGTGTTAGCCGGAATCCATTTAGAAAAGACTGCCTCTATGCTAGAAGAAGAAGACAAAGCCAAACGTTTAAAACACGCAGATGAATTTAACATTGACAGTAAATCAATTGCACTTGCAAATATTTCTCGAATGAAAGAATTCGCGAATGTGGAGACGTTGTAAAGAAGGTTTCTTTTCACGCAAAGCCGCAAAGGGGTGAATAGAGTGTTACCCCTGTCACCTCGAACAGCGTTACCGTGAGAGGTCTATTTTGCTTAACACTATCTTTTTAAGTAAAATGGATTTCTCACATCCACCGAATTGTTTAACTTCAAATCCAACCGCCAAAGGATGTTCGAAATGACTGTAAACGATTCTCCGCCTAACTCTCTTTAGCCTCTGCTTTTCGGCGTCTCTGCGGCAAGTCTTTCCTTAGTTTCTTTCTGAGTTCCTTGCCGCGCTTTTTATTTAATTCAAGAATATTTTTTAGGCGTTCCATCTTAAGGGGAGAACGGTGGAACATCCTCATGAAGATTTTTTCTTTCATGTTATACCATCTCGCTTTGGATGTAGCGAAGACGTCACCCGTGAGAGGCGAAGTAATAGTAGCCTTTGTGTAGAGTCTTTTATTCTTTGCAATTGTAATCCATGCTCTGCATTCTACTTCTTCGCCGAGTGGACAGGCTTTATCGTATTTCACAAAGAGCTGGTCTGTCATTACAAAATGTCCTGCGTGAAAACAAGTAACACCCTGCGCTTCATCTAAGAGCGCTGCAAGAATTCCTCCGTGCACATAACCCGGCGCACCTTCATAAAACTTTTCAAATGTAAATTTAAATCTTACTTCGCCTGTTTCGTGATGGAATGGAAATTCTGCGTGCAGTCCGTGTGAGTTCTCTGGTCCGCAACCAAAGCAATTGAGATGATGCCAGTCCTGTCCGACTGAACTTGGTTTGTGATGAATGCTTTCTTCTTCGTTCATTGGAGTTACTTCAGAAATTTTTCTGCCCAATCGCGCACATTGCCCGCACCGAGGCTAACAAGATAATCGCCTGTAAGAATGTATTTTCTAATGATCGGAATATCTCTTTCGATATCTCCTGTAAGTAAGATCGTTCGATCTTTGACGGTGAGGTTATCGTAGATTAACTCCGTTGCAATCCCTTCGATTGGCGTTTCTCCCGCCGAATAGATTGGGAGTAAGAAAAGGATATCGCTATCGTCTAACGCTTTTGCAAAGTCTAGATAGTGATCTCTTGTTCTTGTATAACGATGTGGTTGAAAGATAATACAACATTTTGCACCAACAGGTCGCATTCTTTTAATGGATTGAATGACCGCGAGAATCTCCGTTGGATGATGACCATAATCATCGTAAACATGAATATTATTTAAAGTTCCTAAATGCTCTAGCCTGCGCTTAACACCATTATACTGCGAAAGAGTTTCTAGAATGCGATCAATCTCTAAGCCTACAATTTCTGTTGCAAGTAAGGAAGCAAACGCATTCTTTAGATAGTGATCTCCTGCAAAAGGAAGCTTAATTCTTCTTAAAGTTCCGTTTCGATAAAAACTTAATTCATTGTCGAAGATTTCGAAGGGCTCTATTTTGATCTCTGGAAATTTTTCTGCAAGAGATGTTGCGCGTGACGATTCAACATAGCCAATTATATTCTTTTGATCTTCTAATAAGTCAATGGCAGCTTCCACGCCTGAATCTCCAATATATACAATGGCTGTAGAGCTTTTTTTATTGTGTATAAATTTTGCAAATGCTTCGTGTAGATTCTCTACTGTCTTATAATGATCCAAATGGTCGTTGTCGATATTTGTGACAATTTTTATATCTGCTTTGTGATTTAAAAAAGTTCCATCCGATTCGTCGGATTCGTATACTCCCCATTTGCCGTTATCCCATTTACCACCTCTATCATTTAGAAATCCAACTTCACCGCCAAGCATGATAGCAGGTCTTTGTGTTCCCTCTAATAGAATTTGACCTGTCATTGCTGTAGTGGTTGTCTTTCCGTGAGAGCCTGCCACTGCAATAGAAAATTTTCTAGAGAATAATTCATGGAGTAACTCGGAGCGGTGAACGAGTGTTTTGTGCTCATCAAGTGCTTTTTGGAAAATAGGATGTGTTTCTTTTACTGCACTCGAAAAGACTACATAATCAATAGAATCTAGACTTACTGATTCGGGTTCGTGCGTAATCTTTGCTCCACGCATTTCTAATTTACGCAGAGTATCTGTATTAGCCTTATCATATCCTTTGACTTCAATTTTTAGATCGAGTAGTATATGAGCGAGGGAGGACATTCCAGATCCTCCTATTCCAATAAAAAAAGGTTTCTTGTCTTTCAAGGCTTACTCTTTAAAAAAATATCTAACTGTGTTGTTAGCCGCATTGACTCTGGCACACTGCAAAGATTTTTCGGTTATAGCAACTAGCTGCTCTCTATTTTTTGCAATGCTTAGAAGTATTTCCATTAGCTTGGAATTACTTTCGTCTCTTTGATTGAGAACCCAGGCACTGGCGTTGTCTTCAAAATACTTTGCATTAGCCACCTGGTGATTATCAGCGGCATACGGATATGGAATTAGAATTTGCGGAAGTGCATATAGCGCGCACTCAGAAATCACTCCCGCACCAGATCTTGCAATGACTAAATTTGCCCATTCATAATGCGTTTTCATATTCTCCGAATAAGAGATAATATCCGCTGACTTGGCTGACTTTGCTTTGGCTTCATCATAGAGAGAAGTGCCGGTTAAAAGTCGAAAGCTAAAATTTTTTGCGATCTCAGGATTGTTCATGGAGCTAATGACCATATTGTTGATTTGTCTCGCACCCTGTGAACCGCCCATGACTAGAACATTTAGCTTTTCTTTTTTGTTGACTACTTGCATTTTTCCTGCACTCATTTTCGAATCAGGAATAATCTTTTTACGAAGAGGATTACCCGGTATTTTAAAAGAATCGGGATTAAACTCTTCGATATTGACAGGCGGAAAGCTAAATGCAATCTTATCTGCAAATCTTTTGAAGATACGAGTTACTTTTCCAACGACTCTATTTTGCTCACATAGAAAAATTTTCTTTCGAAAGATAGTTGCGTAGAGAAGAGCGGGTAAACTTGAATAGCCTCCCATTGCAATCACGCAATCTACTTTCAATTTTCTGAATTGGTAAACAGTTTTTAAAAAGTTATACGCAAATAGAGTCGGAACTGTAAGAATATTTTTACTGATCTGAGGCGTATTGTGCCAGATGACAGGACAAGGCGAATCTCTAAGATCTGGATTATCTTTGTTACGCACGAGAGAGTGAATAAATAGATTTTCAAATCCTATTTCCGATTTTAAATCCACTAGACTCTCAGCGAGTGCAATGCCTGGTGAAATATGTCCGCCGGTTCCGCCGGCTGCTATGATAATAGAACGAATCACGTAATATGTTCCTTCTTCGTAATATTTATTAGAATCCCAAGTGAGATCATGACAGTTAGTAAAGAAGAGCCGCCATAGCTCATAAAAGGGAGACTAATTCCAGTAATTGGGAATAGCCCTGTTACTACAAATAGATTTATGATAATTTGTATACTTATCATAAGAACTATTCCCGATCCTAATAAGAAGCCAAATGGCTCGTTTACTCGTCTTACCAGAGAAAATCCTCTCACTATTAAAAAAGTAAACAGAGATAGCAATACTAGAAATCCAATAAAGCCATAGTCTTGGACAAAGGTTGCTAAAATAAAATCTGTATGGTTGTAAGGAAGCGACCTGTGTGAGTGGCTGGTAGAAATTTGATTTCCAAACCATCCACTTTCCATAAAGGCACGAAAAGAAGAATACAATTGAAAACCGTCTCCGTCTTTGTCACTGTATGGATTTAACCAGACCTCAATTCTTTTTCTCCAATAGCCCACCCGATAGATTAAAAACAAGATGAGAGGGGTCGCAGATAAAAATCCAAGGACTAATTTTTTTACAGGAAATCCATTTAGAAAAATAAGCGCTAAGATCATCGAAGTAATTTGAAGAGTAGTTCCAAGAGCAGGCTCGAGCATTATCAATACGAGAATGATTCCAAGCGCCGCACCCGGAATCAAATAGGTTTTAGCTGTCTTTTCGTGAATATGATTTAGTTTTACAAAAAATGCAGAGAGATAAATTAAAACTGCAATTTTACAAAACTCACTCGGTTGTATTTGCAGTGGACCAAATCCAATCCATCTATGAAAATTTCTACCCGACTGAGTCTTTACAGTTTTACTAAGTCCCGGTATGAAAACTAAAATCAAGAGGATAATGGATAACACGATTAAATAGACTGCATAGTGTTGAAAGATTCGGTAAGGAACATTTGCAAATATAAGAAAGAATGTAAAAGAGACTCCAAGCCAGACTGCCTGTTTTTTTAAAAAAAAGTAAGGATCTTCTGTCAGCTTATGAGCGGTAACCGCTGAGCCTGAAAAAAGAGCAGAGATTCCAACTAAAAGTAAAATTAAGATTACATAGACTAAAGGTAGGTCGATTGGATTTTTTCCAATCACGATAAATTTCTTAAACCATTCCTTTAGTAGCTTTATCATTTTGTTTATTGAATCCGAAGCGTTGAAAGTGCGAATAGGGCGAGGATTACACCTATTATCCAAAATCGAATTACAATCTTGGTTTCTTTGATTCCCATTAATTCAAAATGATGATGAATCGGTGCCATTTTGAAAATTCTCTTTCCGGTGAGTTTAAAAGATCCTACTTGTAACATCACACTGACTGCTTCCATTACAAATACTCCGCCTAGAATAAAGAGCAGAAATTCTTTTTTAAGCATTACAGCTACCATTCCGAGAGTTGCCCCTAAAAACAAAGAGCCCGTATCTCCCATGAATACTTCTGCGGGATGTGTGTTAAACCATAAAAAACCGAGTAGGGCACCGGCGAGTGCGGATAAGAATACAGAATATTCATGAGCACCCTGTAAATAGGGAATGTTTAGATAATTGGCAGCTATTGGAGTTCCTGAGGCGTAGGCGATAATGGCAAGTGTAATCGTTGCAATCATGGCTGTTCCTGTGGCTAATCCATCTAATCCGTCAGTGAGATTGACCCCATGAGAACTTCCAATAATTACTATTATCGAAAAGGGAATTGCAAGAAGTCCTAAGTTAATCACAGGACCTTTGATAAAAGGAAGAAATAAATCAGTTAAAGTAAACGCGACTCCTTTTCCCTCTGTGTGCGAAGCTCCTGTTAAAAAAAAGAAAATGGAGCAAAAGGCAAATGCAATTAGAATGGATAATCCAAATTTAACTCTACTTCTCATTCCACCTTTGATTTTTAAAATTGCCTTTTCATAGTCGTCTCTAAATCCAAGCATAGAGAATAAAAAACTAAACGTAGTCAGTAAAATTAAATTTAGATTTTTTAAATTTCCCCAGAGAGCTACGGATAATACAAGCGTGGAGATAATCATGAGTCCACCCATGGTAGGAGTTCCCGCTTTTACGGCATGTGTTACAGGTCCGTCGGTTCTAACTGTTTCACTGAATTTTAGTCCATATAAATACGCAATGATTCGCTTGCCCAAAAAGAAAGAGAGGAACATGGATGTTAGCCCCGCCATGAGAGCTCGAAAGGTTACATAGTTAAAGATTCTAAAAAAGCCAACGTCTGAGCCAAATAAATCATAGATATATTGAAACATAAATACTTATCTCCTGCTTTTTTCGTCGTGTTGAAAGGCTTCCATTAATTCCCTCGCGTCGCTGAAGTCTTCTCTTTTGTTTCCAATGATTTGCACTGTCTCATGTCCTTTTCCTGCAACAAGTAAAAGTCCTTCATCGGGTAATATCTCTATGCCGCGAAGGATAGCCTGTCTTCTATTTGCAATTCGCAGAAAAGAAGTGAATTTTTTCGGGAAGCCTGCTTGTATATCGTCTAGAATTTCTTCCGGGTCTTCTGATCTGGGGTTGTCCGATGTAATGATAACCATGTCGGCAAGGCTTGAAGCAATTTTACCCATGATAGGCCGTTTGGTTTTGTCTCTGTCTCCACCACAACCGAAAACGCAAATTACTTTGCTGTGTGGAATTTCTTGAATGCTTTTTAATACGTTTAAAAGCGCGTCTGGTGTATGCGCATAATCCACAATAGCCACCCTTGTCTTCTTGCTATTGTATACGATTTGAAATCTTCCATTGACAGGAATTAGATTTCCTACTGTGTTACGAATCGATTCTAATTCTAATCCCATGGCACGGGCTGCAACGATTGCAAGAGATACGTTTAAAAAATTGAAATTTCCGAGTAGGTTAGTTGTGAAATCAATTTGCCCGCTTCCTTTTTCCTTGAAATCAAATTCAATTCCCCGTAGAGATAGACTTTTGATTTTGCCTTCGAAGTCTTTTCCTTTTCCGAATTGAAGCAAATTGATTTTAAGTTTTGCTTTTTTTATTAAAGCAAGCATCTTATCGGAGCCTGCTGATTCAGTAGAAATTGCAGCAAACGTGTTCTTATGCACAGACCTGGCAAGTAGTTTAAAAAGTATGAATTTACTCTTTAGATAATCTGCCATTGTCTTATGAAAGTCTAAATGATCCTGTGTAAGATTTGTAAATAGTGCGCCAAATATCTGTAAGCCGTTTAATCGACCTAGCTTTAATCCATGAGAGCTTGCTTCCATGAATACATATTCGATTTCTTCTTTGACCATGTCGGCTAGGACTTCGTTTAGAGTGCTTGCGTCAGGAGTTGTGTAGCCGGTTTGAATTACTCTGTTTGCGTATCTAGTTTCAATCGTTCCAATGATTCCGCAATTTTTATTTTCGCGGGAGAATATATCGTTTAGGATATAAGTCATGGAGGTTTTTCCATTTGTCCCCGTGATTGCAATGATCTTACATTTTTTGGAAGGCTCATCTTTTAAAAGAGAAGCAAGGTAACCGTGGACTTGCATTGGGTCTTGTTGGCTTATGATTATATTGGAAAAACTTTTTGCTTCTGTTAAATACTGACTATTTTTACGTATCAGAATAGTTTTTACTTTTTTCTTCAGGGCGTCTTGTAGATACTCGCTCGATTTTTCTCCAAAGTTTTCATAGAGACAAAAAATATCATCCTCTTCAAGCTTGCGGCTATCGGATTGGATGTAAGCAATATTTGCCTCTGGATTGCCACTGAGTAATGATATGAGTTTTATTTTCTGGGTTAGTTCTGAGATTAACATATTGATTTTTTTGAGGATTTGATTCTTAAAGAGCTACTAAGTCATTTATAAATTTCGAAGCTTTTATTCTCAGCCGGAAGGATAAGGGTGATTATCTTTTTGTTGGCATAGCCGGCTGCTTGGTTATTTTTTCTGTATATTGATTCCATTCTTTCTGCTGAGGTAGAAGTTGCAATTCCTACTTTGAGTTCGTAATTCTTTTTGTATAATTCCTCTTTCTTTTGAGAGAGCTTTTTGATTTGACGATTTAAATGTGCATGGTCAATGCTTTGCCATACAAGTAAAAAAAGAACACTCGCAGGAATTGTAATCTTTACTAGTGCAAGTAAAATGGAGCCAATTGTATTTTTAATTTCTTTTTTATCTAAATGTGCAACAATCATAATGCCTTCAATACCCGCAGTTTAGCTGAGCGCGAGGACGGGTTTGTTTTCATTTCCTCTTCACTTGGAGTGATTGGCTTTTTTGTAAGTATGCTAAACATTTCGTCTTTACTTTTTTCCCGAAAAACTTGTTTTACTATCCTATCTTCTAAAGAATGAAAAGAAATCACGCACAAAATTCCACCTTTCTCTAAAAGATTTGTGAGATTTTCAATCCCATCTTTTATATGACCTAACTCATTATTCACTTCAATTCGAACTGCTTGAAACACCCGAAACGAAGGATGAGTCTTATCAGGCCAGAACTTGCGAGGAATGACTGATTCTACCAACTTCGCTAAATCTAGAGTGGTTCGAATCGGATTTTTCTTTCGCACAAGTAGAATTTTTTCTACAATCTTCTTTGTCCAGTTCTCTTCTCCATATTCTCGGAAGATTTGCGATAATTTTTCAGCCTTATATTTGTTTAAAACGTCATATGCTGTCAGTTTTCCAGTCTCATCTAGCCTCATATCCAGATATTCTTCATTTTTAAAGCTGAATCCACGCTCAGAAGAAGTCAGATGAAAAGTAGAAATTCCTAAATCCAGCAAAATCCCATCTACTTTGCCTTTGCCTATTCTTTCTTCGAGGTCAGTCGCATCTACTTCTGAAAAATTTCCTTCGAGTGGATAGAATCTCCCTTGATACGCACTGAGTCTTTCTGTCGCACGGGCAAGCATGATCGAGTCGCGGTCGTTTAATACTAATTTTGCTTTCTGAAATTCTTTTAGAACTAGCTCACTGTGTCCGCCTTCGCCTGCGGTTCCATCTAGAAAAATTGGATTTTCTTGGTTTTCAATCTGACCAAAGAATTCTAAAATTTCTTTTGGTAAGACGGGAATATGTGTGGGTTTAAATTCTTCCATTTCTTATTGGCAGAATTCTGGAAATAGAGTCCAGCTAGTGGCGAGAGTTTTTAAATAAATTTCTTTTTGGAGAATTTTTATTTTTTTAATTTCAAGAGATTCTGCGATTGCCGCTTTGAATGCGAGAGAATAACAAAGATTATACGCATTTTTTTTCTTGATGCCTTTTTTTAGAATTTGGTCAATCGTAAGAGAGCAAAATTCTTTTCCTGTTTGGTTTAATTCATCCATTGTGACGTCTTCTTTGTTTGGATAAAAATAATTCCAAGTCGAGCCCGTTGTAAAAACTTTGTAGTCGTCGCCTAACTTTAATTTTGTGATAGGAGAGAGTCGATTTGATTTGTTTAGATTTTCTAAGATAAACGCTTTGCATTTTTCGTAAGAGCTTGCTTCGCTTTTAAAAAAAGAAGAGATTGGTTGTCTACAGGCATTGATTCCTGGCTTGATATTTGAAAGCTCTTCTAACATAGATTGAATTCCAATTTTTGAAGTTAATACTTTCGCTTCTCTTTCGGTTGTGACTTCTACGGAGTCCGAGCCAATTTGCAGGAGTGCGATTTCTTTGTTTTCTTTTTGAATTTCTTTTGTGCTTTGAATGGATTTTAGAGTGAGCTTTGCTTCTTCTTCCGCGTTCATTAATTTGGTTTGGACTTTTAATTTTTCAGAGATAAAATAACTTTCTACATCTTTTAAAGTTTGCTTTGCCTCCGTGTCCTTCCCCGCGTTAAAACTTCCGGTTGCAATATAACCTACGCTCTGGATTTTTTTTCGAAGAGCAGGTCTTGCTAATTCCATATCGGCAAGACCTTTGTAGATTTGGTCAAGAGTCTCTTTGCTGCTAGTTGTCGCATAATTTACATTATCCGTAAAGTATTCGACACATCTAGAATATTCTTTTGGTTTTTCAGCAATGCACTTGAAATTCGTGCTTGCCGATTTGTCTACTTCAAACAAACAAAATTCAGTGGCAAATCCAGTGGAGTTTAGAACCAAATGTAAGTTTGT
It encodes the following:
- a CDS encoding UDP-N-acetylmuramoyl-L-alanyl-D-glutamate--2,6-diaminopimelate ligase; protein product: MLISELTQKIKLISLLSGNPEANIAYIQSDSRKLEEDDIFCLYENFGEKSSEYLQDALKKKVKTILIRKNSQYLTEAKSFSNIIISQQDPMQVHGYLASLLKDEPSKKCKIIAITGTNGKTSMTYILNDIFSRENKNCGIIGTIETRYANRVIQTGYTTPDASTLNEVLADMVKEEIEYVFMEASSHGLKLGRLNGLQIFGALFTNLTQDHLDFHKTMADYLKSKFILFKLLARSVHKNTFAAISTESAGSDKMLALIKKAKLKINLLQFGKGKDFEGKIKSLSLRGIEFDFKEKGSGQIDFTTNLLGNFNFLNVSLAIVAARAMGLELESIRNTVGNLIPVNGRFQIVYNSKKTRVAIVDYAHTPDALLNVLKSIQEIPHSKVICVFGCGGDRDKTKRPIMGKIASSLADMVIITSDNPRSEDPEEILDDIQAGFPKKFTSFLRIANRRQAILRGIEILPDEGLLLVAGKGHETVQIIGNKREDFSDARELMEAFQHDEKSRR
- a CDS encoding phospho-N-acetylmuramoyl-pentapeptide-transferase, giving the protein MFQYIYDLFGSDVGFFRIFNYVTFRALMAGLTSMFLSFFLGKRIIAYLYGLKFSETVRTDGPVTHAVKAGTPTMGGLMIISTLVLSVALWGNLKNLNLILLTTFSFLFSMLGFRDDYEKAILKIKGGMRSRVKFGLSILIAFAFCSIFFFLTGASHTEGKGVAFTLTDLFLPFIKGPVINLGLLAIPFSIIVIIGSSHGVNLTDGLDGLATGTAMIATITLAIIAYASGTPIAANYLNIPYLQGAHEYSVFLSALAGALLGFLWFNTHPAEVFMGDTGSLFLGATLGMVAVMLKKEFLLFILGGVFVMEAVSVMLQVGSFKLTGKRIFKMAPIHHHFELMGIKETKIVIRFWIIGVILALFALSTLRIQ
- a CDS encoding FtsW/RodA/SpoVE family cell cycle protein; translated protein: MIKLLKEWFKKFIVIGKNPIDLPLVYVILILLLVGISALFSGSAVTAHKLTEDPYFFLKKQAVWLGVSFTFFLIFANVPYRIFQHYAVYLIVLSIILLILVFIPGLSKTVKTQSGRNFHRWIGFGPLQIQPSEFCKIAVLIYLSAFFVKLNHIHEKTAKTYLIPGAALGIILVLIMLEPALGTTLQITSMILALIFLNGFPVKKLVLGFLSATPLILFLIYRVGYWRKRIEVWLNPYSDKDGDGFQLYSSFRAFMESGWFGNQISTSHSHRSLPYNHTDFILATFVQDYGFIGFLVLLSLFTFLIVRGFSLVRRVNEPFGFLLGSGIVLMISIQIIINLFVVTGLFPITGISLPFMSYGGSSLLTVMISLGILINITKKEHIT
- the rsmH gene encoding 16S rRNA (cytosine(1402)-N(4))-methyltransferase RsmH: MEEFKPTHIPVLPKEILEFFGQIENQENPIFLDGTAGEGGHSELVLKEFQKAKLVLNDRDSIMLARATERLSAYQGRFYPLEGNFSEVDATDLEERIGKGKVDGILLDLGISTFHLTSSERGFSFKNEEYLDMRLDETGKLTAYDVLNKYKAEKLSQIFREYGEENWTKKIVEKILLVRKKNPIRTTLDLAKLVESVIPRKFWPDKTHPSFRVFQAVRIEVNNELGHIKDGIENLTNLLEKGGILCVISFHSLEDRIVKQVFREKSKDEMFSILTKKPITPSEEEMKTNPSSRSAKLRVLKAL